CGGTGAGCGTGCGCAGGATCGTCTTGTGTCGTGGGCGACGGGCATTCACACTTGCGCTTCTTTCCCGGGAGGCCGGGTCCAGCCTGACGGCCATGCTGCTGCTGATCGACAACTATGACAGCTTCACGTTCAATCTCGCACAGTATCTGGGCGAGCTCGGGCAGGACGTGAAGGTGTTGCGCAACGACATGGTGTATGTCGCCGGCATCCGCGCGTTGGCGCCGGAGCGCATCGTGATTTCGCCAGGGCCGGGCACGCCCGACCAGGCCGGCGTTTCACTGGCGCTGATCCGCGATCTTGCGGGTGCGATTCCGATCCTGGGCGTGTGTCTGGGCCATCAGGCCATCGGGCAGGCGTTCGGCGGCAAGGTGATCCGCGCGAAGGAGATCATGCACGGCAAGACGTCGCCGGTGCGGCACCGCGGCGAAGGCGTGTTCGCGGGATTGCCCGATCCGTTCGAGGCGAC
The genomic region above belongs to Rhodanobacteraceae bacterium and contains:
- a CDS encoding aminodeoxychorismate/anthranilate synthase component II, translating into MLLLIDNYDSFTFNLAQYLGELGQDVKVLRNDMVYVAGIRALAPERIVISPGPGTPDQAGVSLALIRDLAGAIPILGVCLGHQAIGQAFGGKVIRAKEIMHGKTSPVRHRGEGVFAGLPDPFEATRYHSLVVERASLPDCLEITAWTEHADGSFDEIMGLRHKALPIEGVQFHPESILTRHGHDLLRNFLQQALPRAA